Proteins from a genomic interval of Amycolatopsis sp. cg13:
- a CDS encoding glycosyltransferase, giving the protein MRILFTSLASYGHLYPLLPLAVAARDAGHDVVFATAPDFHPTLEKAGLETAAAGLTLQEAFGRLFSGDTRSRHEVPEAELNEAIGKGFGRLLPTEFMTDLAPVLAERKPDLVVYEMGNPGGAFAAHRAGIPAIAHGFGRVSPGGLVEHIAKRIGELAAELGLTGDSRLFWGHPFVDICPPSVQAPEFVAGARRVPLRPVGWSEPGELPSGIEGRDRSRPLVYLTLGTTGASQAHLLTSALQGLASLDVDVLVATGPSVDVEALGEVPSNVRLEAWVPQSELLPHVDLVAHHGGSGTTLGAFAAGVPQLVLPQGADQFTNAAAVVEAGAGAKLLGDELTADAVREAAGRLLSDSTVADVVRGLAAEVAGMPSPEEVVAQLPQYV; this is encoded by the coding sequence GTGCGCATTCTTTTCACTTCCCTCGCGTCTTACGGCCACCTCTATCCGTTGCTGCCGCTAGCCGTCGCCGCGCGCGACGCGGGCCACGACGTGGTTTTTGCGACCGCCCCCGACTTCCATCCGACGCTCGAAAAGGCAGGCCTCGAAACCGCCGCCGCCGGGCTGACCCTGCAGGAGGCGTTCGGCCGCCTGTTCTCCGGAGACACCCGCAGCCGCCACGAGGTCCCGGAAGCCGAGCTGAACGAGGCGATCGGCAAGGGGTTCGGCCGGCTGCTGCCCACCGAGTTCATGACCGACCTCGCCCCGGTGCTCGCCGAGCGGAAACCGGACCTGGTCGTGTACGAAATGGGCAATCCGGGCGGCGCGTTCGCCGCGCACCGGGCCGGGATTCCCGCGATCGCACACGGATTCGGCCGGGTTTCGCCCGGCGGTCTGGTGGAGCACATCGCCAAGCGGATCGGCGAGCTGGCCGCCGAACTCGGCCTCACCGGGGACAGCAGGCTGTTCTGGGGCCATCCGTTCGTGGACATCTGCCCGCCGTCGGTGCAGGCGCCGGAGTTCGTCGCCGGGGCCCGGCGCGTGCCGCTGCGCCCGGTCGGCTGGAGCGAACCGGGCGAGCTGCCGTCCGGCATCGAAGGCCGCGACCGCAGCCGTCCGCTGGTGTACCTGACGCTCGGCACCACCGGAGCGAGCCAGGCGCATCTGCTGACGTCGGCGTTGCAGGGCCTGGCCTCGCTCGACGTAGACGTGCTGGTGGCGACCGGTCCGTCCGTCGACGTCGAGGCGCTCGGCGAGGTGCCGTCGAATGTGCGGCTGGAGGCGTGGGTTCCGCAGTCGGAACTGCTGCCGCACGTCGATCTGGTGGCGCATCACGGCGGAAGCGGGACCACGCTGGGCGCGTTCGCCGCCGGGGTGCCGCAGCTGGTGTTGCCGCAAGGCGCGGATCAGTTCACCAACGCCGCCGCGGTGGTCGAGGCCGGTGCGGGCGCGAAGCTCCTCGGTGACGAACTGACGGCGGACGCGGTTCGGGAAGCGGCTGGCCGGTTGCTGTCCGACAGCACGGTGGCGGACGTCGTGCGCGGGCTGGCTGCGGAGGTCGCTGGGATGCCTTCGCCGGAAGAAGTGGTCGCGCAGCTGCCGCAGTACGTCTGA
- a CDS encoding phospho-sugar mutase — translation MSDSLDSRLRDSVYRWITDDPDPASREELTAVLARAMGKEPGAAEEIADRMAGPLEFGTAGLRGPVRAGPNGMNVAVVTRTTAGVAAWLAARGHTGGVVVVGRDARHGSEAFAAAAAEVLTAAGFAVKVLPQPLPTPVLAFSVLHYGAVAGIQITASHNPPADNGYKLYDATGGQIVPPSDGEIERAIQSAPATRSIPRKPGAEVVDPREAYLSAVGALPRGTTRELRIAATALHGVGAETLRAALSRAGFTDVHLVSAQSEPDADFPTVSFPNPEEPGATDLLLALASEVDADLAVALDPDADRCALGVRGPDGWRMLRGDETGVLLGAHVLSTTDNPDPLVATTIVSSSLLGEVAKEKGARYAETLTGFKWLVRAGEGLEFAYEEALGLCVNPSFVRDKDGISAAVAGADLAATLKADGRTLLDVLDDIATRHGVHLTDQVSLRVTDLSVRGRLMAELRANPPATLGGVPVALEDLLPDADVLRLSGDGVRVVVRPSGTEPKLKAYLQVVAPVTGELADARRSATEVLDAVREEITALLR, via the coding sequence GTGTCCGACAGCCTCGATTCCCGCCTCCGCGATTCCGTCTACCGCTGGATCACCGACGACCCGGATCCGGCGTCGCGCGAGGAGCTGACCGCCGTCCTCGCCCGCGCGATGGGCAAGGAGCCCGGCGCGGCCGAGGAGATCGCCGACCGGATGGCCGGGCCGCTGGAGTTCGGCACCGCGGGTCTGCGCGGGCCGGTGCGCGCGGGTCCGAACGGGATGAACGTCGCGGTCGTCACGCGGACCACCGCGGGGGTCGCCGCGTGGCTCGCCGCGCGGGGGCACACGGGCGGCGTGGTCGTGGTCGGCCGGGACGCGCGGCACGGTTCGGAGGCGTTCGCCGCCGCGGCGGCCGAAGTGCTGACTGCCGCCGGATTCGCGGTGAAGGTGCTGCCGCAGCCGTTGCCGACGCCGGTGCTGGCGTTCTCGGTGCTGCACTACGGCGCGGTCGCCGGAATCCAGATCACCGCGTCGCACAACCCGCCCGCGGACAACGGGTACAAGCTTTACGACGCCACCGGCGGGCAGATCGTGCCGCCGTCCGACGGCGAAATCGAGCGCGCGATCCAGTCGGCCCCGGCGACCCGGAGCATTCCGCGCAAGCCCGGTGCCGAGGTCGTCGACCCGCGAGAGGCATACCTTTCCGCGGTCGGGGCGCTGCCGCGCGGCACGACGCGCGAGCTGCGGATCGCCGCGACGGCGCTGCACGGCGTCGGCGCGGAGACCCTGCGAGCTGCGTTGTCGCGGGCCGGATTCACTGACGTGCACTTGGTTTCCGCGCAGTCCGAACCGGACGCCGACTTCCCCACCGTCTCATTCCCCAACCCCGAGGAACCCGGCGCGACCGACCTCCTGCTGGCACTGGCGTCCGAAGTGGACGCCGATCTCGCGGTGGCGCTCGACCCGGACGCCGACCGGTGCGCGCTCGGCGTCCGCGGCCCCGACGGCTGGCGGATGCTGCGCGGCGACGAGACCGGCGTCCTGCTCGGAGCGCACGTTCTGTCCACAACGGACAATCCAGATCCGTTGGTGGCCACCACGATCGTGTCCTCGTCGCTGCTCGGCGAAGTGGCGAAGGAAAAAGGCGCGCGCTACGCCGAGACGCTCACCGGGTTCAAATGGCTGGTCCGCGCGGGCGAGGGTTTGGAGTTCGCGTACGAGGAAGCCCTCGGGCTGTGCGTGAACCCGAGCTTTGTTCGCGACAAGGACGGCATCTCCGCCGCGGTCGCGGGCGCGGACCTTGCCGCCACGCTCAAGGCTGACGGCCGCACCCTGCTCGACGTCCTCGACGACATCGCGACCCGGCACGGCGTGCACCTCACCGATCAAGTCTCGTTGCGGGTCACCGATCTTTCCGTGCGCGGCCGCCTCATGGCCGAGCTGCGCGCGAACCCGCCCGCCACGCTCGGCGGGGTGCCGGTGGCGCTCGAAGACCTCCTGCCGGACGCCGACGTGCTCCGGCTGAGCGGCGATGGCGTGCGTGTCGTAGTGCGGCCGTCCGGCACGGAACCGAAACTGAAGGCGTACCTGCAAGTGGTGGCTCCGGTGACCGGCGAGCTCGCCGACGCGCGGCGCAGTGCGACGGAAGTGCTCGACGCGGTCCGCGAGGAGATCACCGCACTGCTGCGCTGA
- a CDS encoding flavodoxin family protein produces the protein MPTLLIVHHTPSPSMQAMFEAALAGANHPDIEGVDVVRRPALGATAADVLAADGYLLGTPANLGSMSGALKHFFDTVYYPCLDSTKGRPFGAYVHGNNDTSGTVRQLDAITTGLGWTRVAEPVLVTGEPGKAALEAVTELGGTLAATLM, from the coding sequence ATGCCCACGTTGCTGATCGTGCACCACACGCCGTCGCCGTCGATGCAGGCGATGTTCGAGGCCGCGCTCGCCGGCGCGAACCACCCGGACATCGAAGGCGTCGACGTGGTCCGCCGTCCCGCGCTCGGCGCGACGGCGGCCGACGTGCTGGCCGCGGACGGCTACCTCCTCGGTACGCCGGCGAACCTCGGCAGCATGAGCGGCGCGTTGAAACATTTCTTCGACACCGTGTACTACCCGTGCCTGGACTCGACGAAAGGCCGCCCGTTCGGGGCGTACGTGCACGGCAACAACGACACGTCCGGGACCGTACGGCAACTCGACGCGATCACGACCGGGCTCGGCTGGACCCGGGTGGCCGAGCCGGTGCTCGTGACGGGCGAACCGGGCAAAGCCGCGCTGGAAGCGGTGACCGAACTCGGCGGAACCCTTGCCGCGACGCTCATGTGA
- the hisS gene encoding histidine--tRNA ligase, with product MPEYLSTAPVKGTRDFLPAEMSVRTQVFGHLYDVLERYGYLRYDGPILEQAEVYERKSGQEIADQQLYTLTTRGGERLALRPEMTPSVARMIAGHAKSLSFPVRWYSHPNCHRYERPQRGRVREHWQINADIFGSESANCEIEMFELIHDLMGAVGASTDMFAVRVNDRNLLSSALTDVVGISPDHLPQVFALVDRWEKTSAEEHAASAAEIGLSDKQYEKLAETLSAGPALLDELPAEVKAESNLVKVLSSSAASLVRYEPLIVRGLAYYTSTVFEVFDTSPQNRRALFGGGRYSNLASMFTKEQISGIGFGMGDVTLMDFLDTHGLTPQPRSEVDVTVIPVTEELADPARDVATTLRKAGLRTSTPLELRKLGKELTRADKAGAIAVVIVGEEDWAAGRVTVRSLATREQQQVALADVPAAVRAMVSPA from the coding sequence GTGCCTGAATACCTGTCAACTGCGCCTGTCAAGGGGACCCGAGACTTCCTCCCCGCCGAAATGTCCGTCCGCACGCAGGTGTTCGGCCATCTCTACGACGTGCTGGAGCGCTACGGCTACCTCCGCTACGACGGCCCGATCCTGGAACAGGCGGAGGTCTACGAGCGGAAGTCCGGCCAGGAGATCGCCGACCAGCAGCTGTACACGCTCACCACGCGCGGCGGCGAGCGGCTCGCGCTGCGCCCGGAGATGACGCCCTCGGTGGCCCGGATGATCGCCGGCCACGCGAAATCGCTGTCGTTCCCGGTGCGCTGGTACAGCCACCCGAACTGCCACCGCTACGAGCGCCCGCAGCGCGGCCGCGTCCGCGAGCACTGGCAGATCAACGCCGACATCTTCGGTTCGGAAAGCGCGAACTGCGAGATCGAGATGTTCGAGCTGATCCACGACCTGATGGGCGCGGTCGGCGCGAGCACGGACATGTTCGCGGTGCGCGTCAACGACCGGAACCTGCTGTCGTCGGCGCTGACCGACGTCGTCGGCATCTCGCCGGACCACCTGCCGCAGGTGTTCGCGCTCGTCGACCGGTGGGAGAAGACCTCGGCCGAGGAGCACGCGGCGAGCGCGGCCGAGATCGGGTTGTCGGACAAGCAGTACGAGAAGCTCGCCGAGACGCTCAGTGCCGGCCCGGCGCTGCTCGACGAACTGCCCGCGGAGGTCAAGGCCGAATCGAACCTGGTCAAGGTGCTCTCCAGCAGCGCGGCGAGCCTGGTCCGGTACGAGCCGCTGATCGTGCGCGGGCTGGCGTACTACACGTCGACCGTGTTCGAGGTCTTCGACACCTCGCCGCAGAACCGCCGCGCGCTGTTCGGCGGCGGCCGGTACAGCAACCTCGCCTCGATGTTCACGAAGGAGCAGATCTCCGGCATCGGGTTCGGCATGGGCGACGTGACGCTGATGGACTTCCTCGACACGCACGGCCTCACGCCGCAGCCGCGCAGCGAGGTCGACGTCACCGTCATCCCGGTCACCGAGGAGCTGGCGGACCCGGCCCGCGACGTCGCGACGACGCTGCGGAAGGCGGGCCTGCGCACGTCGACCCCGCTGGAACTGCGCAAACTGGGCAAGGAGCTCACGCGCGCGGACAAGGCGGGCGCGATCGCGGTCGTGATCGTGGGCGAGGAGGACTGGGCGGCGGGCCGGGTGACGGTCCGGAGCCTGGCCACCCGCGAGCAGCAGCAGGTCGCGCTGGCGGATGTACCGGCGGCGGTGCGGGCGATGGTCTCGCCTGCCTGA